The proteins below come from a single Balaenoptera acutorostrata chromosome 2, mBalAcu1.1, whole genome shotgun sequence genomic window:
- the PCDHB15 gene encoding protocadherin beta-15: MEAGGERFPKQRQVLILFLLLGVALAGWESRRYFVMEETESGSFVANLAKDLGLGVGELAAREARVVSEDNEPWLQLDLQTGELILSEKLDREEMCGPTDPCVMHFQVLLKKPLGVFRAELLVRDINDHSPEFPEKEMTLKILETSPPGTVFPLKTAQDLDVGNNNIQNYNISHNSCFHVSTRNWGDGRKYPELVLDKELDREEQAELRLTLTALDGGSPPRSGTAQVRILVLDVNDNAPEFAQTHYQVQVPENSPVGTLVVKVSARDLDTGTNGEISYSLFYSSQEISTTFELSSISGEVRLIKKLDFETISSYELYIDASDGGGLSGKCSVSIEVMDVNDNSPELTISSLTSPIPENSPETEVALFRIRDRDSGDNGRMTCSIQDDLPFLLKPSAENFYTLVTNGALDRESKAQYNITITVTDMGTPRLKTQHNITVLVSDVNDNAPAFTQTSYTLSVRENNSPALHIGTVRATDRDAGANAQVTYSLLPPLDAHVPLASLVSINPDNGHLFALRSLDYEALRAFEFRVGAADRGSPALSSQALVRVLVADDNDNAPFVLYPLQNASAPCTELVPRAAEAGYLVTKVVAVDGDSGQNAWLSFQLLKATEPGLFGVWAHNGEVRTARLLSERDAAKHRLVVLVKDNGEPPLSASVTLHVLLVDGFSQPYLPAPEAEAADAAPAAPLTVYLVVALASVSSLFLFSVLVFVAVRLCRRGGAASVGRCSVPEGPFPGHLVDVSGTGTLSQSYQYEVCLTGGSGSNEFKFLKPVFHNILESDLGRKSEGSSTFQNS, translated from the coding sequence ATGGAGGCCGGAGGGGAGCGCTTTCCTAAACAAAGGCAAGTCCTGATTCTCTTTCTCTTGCTGGGAGTGGCTCTGGCAGGCTGGGAATCCCGTCGCTATTTCGTGATGGAGGAAACTGAGAGCGGCTCCTTTGTGGCCAATCTTGCTAAGgacctggggctgggagtgggggagcTAGCTGCGCGAGAAGCCCGGGTGGTCTCCGAGGACAACGAACCCTGGTTGCAGCTTGATCTACAGACTGGGGAGTTGATATTAAGTGAGAAACTGGACCGGGAGGAGATGTGCGGCCCCACAGATCCATGTGTAATGCATTTCCAAGTGTTACTGAAAAAGCCACTGGGAGTATTTCGAGCTGAGCTACTGGTGAGAGACATAAACGATCATTCTCCTGAGtttcctgaaaaagaaatgacgCTGAAAATCCTAGAGACTAGCCCTCCTGGGACCGTGTTTCCTCTGAAAACGGCTCAGGATTTGGACGTGGGCAACAACAATATCCAAAACTACAATATCAGTCACAACTCTTGCTTCCATGTTTCCACCCGCAACTGGGGGGACGGCAGGAAATACCCAGAGCTGGTGCTGGACAAAGAGCTGGATCGCGAAGAGCAGGCCGAGCTCAGATTAACCCTCACAGCGCTGGATGGCGGCTCTCCGCCCAGGTCTGGCACCGCCCAGGTCCGAATCTTGGTCTTGGACGTTAATGACAACGCCCCTGAGTTTGCACAGACGCACTACCAGGTGCAGGTCCCAGAGAACAGCCCTGTAGGCACCCTAGTTGTCAAGGTCTCAGCTAGGGATTTGGACACTGGAACAAACGGAGAAATATCATATTCCCTTTTTTATAGTTCTCAAGAGATAAGCACAACTTTTGAGCTAAGCAGCATTTCAGGAGAAGTTCGACTAATTAAAAAACTAGACTTTGAGACAATATCCTCATATGAGCTGTATATAGATGCGTCCGATGGTGGGGGACTTTCTGGAAAATGCTCTGTCTCCattgaggtgatggatgttaacgaTAACTCCCCAGAACTAACTATTTCATCACTTACCAGCCCCATTCCTGAAAATTCCCCTGAGACAGAAGTGGCCCTGTTTAGGATTCGAGACCGAGACTCAGGGGACAACGGCAGGATGACTTGCTCCATCCAGGATGATCTCCCCTTCCTCCTGAAACCATCTGCAGAGAATTTCTACACCCTAGTAACAAATGGGGCGCTGGACAGAGAGAGTAAAGCCCAATATAATATCACCATCACCGTCACAGATATGGGGACACCGAGACTGAAAACCCAGCACAACATAACCGTACTGGTGTCCGACGTCAACGACAACGCCCCCGCCTTCACCCAGACCTCCTACACCCTGTCCGTCCGCGAGAACAACAGCCCCGCCCTGCACATCGGCACCGTCCGCGCCACAGACAGAGACGCGGGCGCCAACGCCCAGGTCACCTACTCGCTGCTGCCGCCCCTCGACGCGCACGTGCCCCTGGCCTCCCTGGTGTCCATCAACCCGGACAACGGCCACCTGTTCGCCCTGAGGTCCCTGGACTACGAGGCCCTGCGGGCGTTCGAGTTCCGCGTGGGCGCCGCCGACCGCGGCTCGCCCGCGCTCAGCAGCCAGGCGCTGGTGCGCGTGCTCGTGGCGGACGACAACGACAACGCGCCCTTCGTGCTGTACCCGCTGCAGAACGCCTCGGCGCCCTGCACCGAGCTGGTGCCCAGGGCGGCCGAGGCGGGCTACCTGGTGACCAAGGTGGTGGCGGTGGACGGCGACTCGGGCCAGAACGCCTGGCTGTCGTTCCAGCTGCTCAAGGCCACGGAGCCCGGGCTGTTCGGCGTGTGGGCGCACAACGGCGAGGTGCGCACGGCCCGGCTGCTGAGCGAGCGCGACGCGGCCAAGCACAGGCTGGTGGTGCTGGTCAAGGACAACGGCGAGCCGCCGCTGTCGGCCAGCGTCACGCTGCACGTGCTGCTGGTGGACGGCTTCTCGCAGCCCTACCTGCCGGCCCCGGAAGCGGAAGCGGCGGACGCGGCGCCGGCCGCCCCGCTCACCGTCTACCTGGTGGTCGCCTTGGCGTCGGTGTCGTCGCTCTTCCTCTTCTCGGTGCTGGTGTTCGTCGCGGTGCGGCTGTgcaggcggggcggggcggcctcGGTGGGTCGCTGCTCGGTGCCCGAGGGCCCCTTTCCGGGCCACCTGGTGGACGTCAGCGGCACGGGGACCCTGTCCCAAAGCTACCAGTACGAGGTGTGTCTGACGGGAGGCTCCGGGAGTAATGAGTTCAAATTCTTGAAGCCTGTCTTCCACAATATTCTAGAATCGGACCTTGGGAGGAAGTCAGAAGGAAGTTCAACCTTCCAGAATAGTTAG
- the LOC103009489 gene encoding protocadherin beta-18-like produces MEPGEGSPQQIRQALLFFVFLGGSLVCSETWRYSVAEETEIGSFIGNVVKDIGLGVEDLAARGARVIFDDYKPYLQLDRQTGNLILNEKLDREALCDLTEPCILNFQVLFENPLQFFRAELRVKDINDHTPTFLDKHILLKISESTTPGTSFQMDSAQDLDVGKNAVQNYTLSPNPHFHLKLQDSEEGRKYPELLLDQPLDREKEPELRLTLTALDGGSPPRSATALVRVLVSDINDNAPEFERSVYEVLVPENSPLDSLVVKVSATDLDAGLNGELSYSFSHVSRDIRKTFEIHPISGEVRLKALLDFELIKSYTINIQAIDGGSLSGKSAILVSVVDVNDNPPEIVITSLTSPIPENSSPEMVVAVFSLRDQDSGDNGRMVCSIQDNLPFLLKPTFKNFYTLVTESPLDREKRAEYNITITVTDMGTPRLKTEHNTTVLVSDVNDNAPAFTQTSYTLSVRENNSPALHIGTVRATDRDAGANAQVTYSLLPPLDAHVPLASLVSINPDNGHLFALRSLDYEALRAFEFRVGAADRGSPALSSQALVRVLVADDNDNAPFVLYPLQNASAPCTELVPRAAEAGYLVTKVVAVDGDSGQNAWLSFQLLKATEPGLFGVWAHNGEVRTARLLSERDAAKHRLVVLVKDNGEPPLSASVTLHVLLVDGFSQPYLPAPAAEAADAAPAAPLTVYLVVALASVSSLFLFSVLVFVAVRLCRRGGAASVGRCSVPEGPFPGHLVDVSGTGTLSQSYQYEVCLKGGSGTSEFKFLKSVASNHQESVNDVEENSNFINGFGFN; encoded by the coding sequence ATGGAGCCGGGAGAAGGAAGCCCTCAGCAGATAAGGCAAGcgctgcttttctttgttttcctgggAGGGTCTTTGGTGTGTTCAGAGACCTGGCGCTATTCTGTGGCAGAGGAAACGGAGATCGGCTCTTTTATAGGCAACGTGGTGAAAGACATAGGTTTGGGCGTGGAAGACCTGGCTGCGCGGGGGGCCAGAGTCATCTTTGATGACTATAAACCATACCTGCAGTTGGATCGGCAGACTGGCAACTTGATCTTAAATGAGAAACTGGACCGGGAGGCGCTTTGCGATCTCACCGAGCCATGCATATTAAATTTCCAGGTATTATTTGAAAATCCTTTGCAATTTTTTCGAGCTGAGCTTAGGGTCAAAGACATAAATGATCACACTCCCACGTTTCTAGACAAACATATACTTCTGAAAATCTCAGAAAGTACTACTCCAGGAACGTCATTCCAAATGGATAGCGCTCAGGACTTGGATGTAGGAAAGAATGCTGTTCAAAACTACACATTAAGCCCCAATCCTCATTTCCACCTTAAACTGCAAGACAGTGAGGAGGGTAGAAAATACCCAGAGCTGTTGCTGGACCAACCTCTGGATCGAGAAAAGGAGCCTGAACTTAGATTAACACTAACAGCCCTGGATGGTGGGTCTCCGCCCAGGTCTGCAACTGCACTGGTGCGTGTGTTGGTCTCAGATATCAATGACAATGCCCCAGAGTTTGAGAGGTCCGTCTATGAGGTTTTGGTACCAGAAAACAGCCCTCTGGACTCCTTGGTCGTCAAAGTGTCTGCTACAGATTTAGATGCAGGACTAAATGGAGAACTATCTTATTCATTTTCCCACGTCTCCAGAGACATACGGAAAACATTTGAAATCCATCCCATTTCTGGCGAAGTCCGTTTAAAAGCACTTCTGGATTTCGAGTTAATTAAGTCTTATACAATAAATATTCAGGCCATTGACGGTGGGAGCCTTTCAGGAAAATCAGCAATTTTAGTTAGTGTTGTAGATGTGAATGACAACCCACCAGAAATAGTCATAACATCTCTTACCAGCCCCATACCAGAAAATTCGTCACCTGAAATGGTAGTCGCTGTTTTTAGCCTACGAGACCAAGACTCAGGGGACAATGGGAGGATGGTTTGCTCAATTCAGGACAATCTCCCCTTTCTCTTGAAGCCTACCTTCAAAAATTTCTACACCCTGGTAACAGAGAGCCCTCTGGACAGAGAGAAAAGAGCCGAGTACAACATCACCATCACCGTCACAGATATGGGAACCCCCAGGCTGAAAACCGAGCACAACACAACCGTGCTGGTGTCCGACGTCAACGACAACGCCCCCGCCTTCACCCAGACCTCCTACACCCTGTCCGTCCGCGAGAACAACAGCCCCGCCCTGCACATCGGCACCGTCCGCGCCACAGACAGAGACGCGGGCGCCAACGCCCAGGTCACCTACTCGCTGCTGCCGCCCCTCGACGCGCACGTGCCCCTGGCCTCCCTGGTGTCCATCAACCCGGACAACGGCCACCTGTTCGCCCTGAGGTCCCTGGACTACGAGGCCCTGCGGGCGTTCGAGTTCCGCGTGGGCGCCGCCGACCGCGGCTCGCCCGCGCTCAGCAGCCAGGCGCTGGTGCGCGTGCTCGTGGCGGACGACAACGACAACGCGCCCTTCGTGCTGTACCCGCTGCAGAACGCCTCGGCGCCCTGCACCGAGCTGGTGCCCAGGGCGGCCGAGGCGGGCTACCTGGTGACCAAGGTGGTGGCGGTGGACGGCGACTCGGGCCAGAACGCCTGGCTGTCGTTCCAGCTGCTCAAGGCCACGGAGCCCGGGCTGTTCGGCGTGTGGGCGCACAACGGCGAGGTGCGCACGGCCCGGCTGCTGAGCGAGCGCGACGCGGCCAAGCACAGGCTGGTGGTGCTGGTCAAGGACAACGGCGAGCCGCCGCTGTCGGCCAGCGTCACGCTGCACGTGCTGCTGGTGGACGGCTTCTCGCAGCCCTACCTGCCGGCCCCGGCAGCGGAAGCGGCGGACGCGGCGCCGGCCGCCCCGCTCACCGTCTACCTGGTGGTCGCCTTGGCGTCGGTGTCGTCGCTCTTCCTCTTCTCGGTGCTGGTGTTCGTCGCGGTGCGGCTGTgcaggcggggcggggcggcctcGGTGGGTCGCTGCTCGGTGCCCGAGGGCCCCTTTCCAGGCCACCTGGTGGACGTCAGCGGCACGGGGACCCTGTCCCAGAGCTACCAGTACGAGGTGTGTCTGAAGGGGGGCTCTGGGACCAGCGAGTTCAAGTTTCTGAAGTCTGTTGCCTCCAATCATCAGGAGTCTGTAAATGATGTAGAGGAAAACTCAAACTTTATAAATGGTTTTGGATTCAATtag